The sequence AAGAGTAAAGCCCCGGTGCGGTGCTCGACATCGCCGAAGGCATTCAAAATGAAAGGCGCGGGTATTTTGGGTTGTATATTAAGTTTCGATGGGGCATATTGAACACCCCTTTGTCCTGTGATTCCCCTCGGGGAAACCGAATCGCCAACGGGAATGCGGCGCGCCCGCGGAAGATAGACCGGCCCAGCCCGACCTAGCCCGGCCCAGCCCGGCCGGGCCACGCGCCGCGGCCACCAGGAAGGTGAGCACGGAATTGAACGCGCTTCGGAAATTCGTACGGTTCGTGGACGGGTTGAACGAACGTGTCGGCTCGGTCGTTTCCTGGTTTACGACCCTGCTCGTCCTGACCGTCTGTATCGACGTGTTCACCCGGTATTTCCTGCGCAGCAGCAGCGTGGCGGTGCAGGAACTGGAGTGGCACTTCTTCGCGGTGATCTTCCTGCTCGCTTCGGCGTGGGCCCTTAAACACAACAAGCACGTCCGCGTGGACGTGCTGTATATGAACTTCAAGCCCCGAAACCAGGCCCTGGTCAATCTCATCGGCAGCCTGCTGTTTCTGCTTCCCTTCGCGGTGATCGCGATCTGGAGCTCCCAGAATTTCGTCCTGAATTCCTTCCGGATCGGCGAGGTTTCGCCGGATCCCGGCGGCCTGCCCGCCCGCTACATCCTGAAGGCCATGATCCCCATCGGGTTCTCGCTCATACTCCTCCAGGGACTGGCCCTGGCGGCACGCTCCCTGGACCGGTTCATCCACGGAGGTGAAGATCCCATGGGCGAAATGGACGAATCGCCCCCGAGAGGGCTATCGGCCAGGGAGGAGGACGCGGTTTGACCGAAGCGATGCCCCTCATCCTCTTCCTGGTCCTCTTCCTGCTGCTCCTGATGGGGTACCCGGTCGCCTTTACGCTGGGCGGCGTGTCCGTACTCCTCGGGCTGATGACCTTCGGCGCGGATTTCTTCAACCTGCTGCCCCTGCGCATCTGGGGCGTCATGACGAATTACGTCCTGCTTGCCGTGCCCCTGTTCGTCTACATGGGCGTCATGCTGGAGAAATCGGGCCTGGCCGAGGACATGCTGGAGACCATGGCCCTGCTCTTCGGCCGGCTGCGGGGCGGACTCGCCGTGGCGGTGGTGATCGTGGGGGCCTTGCTCGGCGCTTCCACCGGCATCGTGGGGGCGACAGTCGTGACCATGGGCCTGCTCAGCCTGCCCACCATGCTCAGGCGGGGCTACAGTCCCCAGGTGGCCACGGGCACGATCGCCGCGTCGGGGACGCTCGGGCAGATCATACCGCCCAGCGTAGTGCTCGTGCTGCTCGGGAGCATCCTCAACGTGTCGGTCGGCGACATGTTCATCGGCGCGGTCATACCGGGCGCGATTCTCGTAGGCATGTACCTCGTGTGGCTTGCCATCGTGGCCCTGATCAAACCGGACGAGGCTCCGGCCATGCCTGCCGATGAACTGGCCGCGTTCCGCGAAAGCGGCATGTTCAGGAAGATCATCCGGGCCTTCCTGCTTCCCCTGGGCCTGATGACCGTCGTGCTGGGCTCCATCTTTGCGGGTATCACCTCGCCGACGGAAGCGGCGGCCGTGGGCGCACTGGGCGCGACGCTGCTCACCGTTTTCCAGGGCAAGTTTTCCTATGAAACGCTGAAGGAGGTCATGAAGGAGTGCACGCACATCACGTGCATGGTCTTCTTCGTGCTGGTGGGCGCCGAGGCCTTCGGTCTGGTGTTCCGGGGCATGAAGGGCGACGCGTACATGACGAGCCTGATCATGGACGCCAACCTGAGTACCTACGCCTTCCTGGCCCTGGTCCTGGTCATGATCTTCATCGCCGGCTTCTTCATAGATTTCATCCAGATCACCTACATCATCGTACCGGTCGTCACGCCCATCTTCATCGCCTTCGGCGTCGAT comes from Gemmatimonadota bacterium and encodes:
- a CDS encoding TRAP transporter small permease subunit yields the protein MNALRKFVRFVDGLNERVGSVVSWFTTLLVLTVCIDVFTRYFLRSSSVAVQELEWHFFAVIFLLASAWALKHNKHVRVDVLYMNFKPRNQALVNLIGSLLFLLPFAVIAIWSSQNFVLNSFRIGEVSPDPGGLPARYILKAMIPIGFSLILLQGLALAARSLDRFIHGGEDPMGEMDESPPRGLSAREEDAV
- a CDS encoding TRAP transporter large permease subunit, with the protein product MTEAMPLILFLVLFLLLLMGYPVAFTLGGVSVLLGLMTFGADFFNLLPLRIWGVMTNYVLLAVPLFVYMGVMLEKSGLAEDMLETMALLFGRLRGGLAVAVVIVGALLGASTGIVGATVVTMGLLSLPTMLRRGYSPQVATGTIAASGTLGQIIPPSVVLVLLGSILNVSVGDMFIGAVIPGAILVGMYLVWLAIVALIKPDEAPAMPADELAAFRESGMFRKIIRAFLLPLGLMTVVLGSIFAGITSPTEAAAVGALGATLLTVFQGKFSYETLKEVMKECTHITCMVFFVLVGAEAFGLVFRGMKGDAYMTSLIMDANLSTYAFLALVLVMIFIAGFFIDFIQITYIIVPVVTPIFIAFGVDLLWLGILIAVNLQTSFLTPPFGFSLFYLKGVAPPEVQTRHIYKGILPFIVIQLICLGCLVYAPMLATWLPGLR